A region of Nitrospinota bacterium DNA encodes the following proteins:
- a CDS encoding GAF domain-containing sensor histidine kinase, with the protein MTQISAERHAALLTGDESFSLIVSSGLARIGWRVSPVTSPENSAMVDNPDGAALLILDMDHAEAGRYLYAMGEIPAMARPFTICFFSPLSVDVAQKVKPGDALVMPKERTAGGSQLFPMLAEMAMDHLRKHAYEKRVRLLETVAQAARQIASTGESLETNLNHVLQMALAAVGAERGSIMLLEGNTLVVRAATNHSLIGVTQPLTAQAVASIAVREHRPILVENLGARRESHQGDRQEYKGSHFLTLPINFQGEAIGVINVTDKPDLSSFSDDDEFLLSTISGIIVTALLTSEVQKDRNNLQQLNAKLVELQGFKETMTNMLVHDLKGPVMEITGNLSILKDRAFDEFGQELMETIDIAAGELMGMIMDILDISKMEEGRFRLQQESKDVVALAKNRTEKASGMAARENKKVVFETAGESLLAMVDEAVLGRVIWNLIANANNHTGEGGRITVSVRSEGKDKVVLSVADTGVGMDKDNLERVFDKFYQGGDRRKRFSSGLGLTFCKMAVEAHGGAITVESQLGKGSTFTIILPTTLAVLPAGTQG; encoded by the coding sequence GGCGCTTTTGACCGGGGACGAGAGTTTCTCGCTCATAGTCAGTTCCGGGCTTGCGCGCATCGGCTGGCGTGTCTCTCCGGTTACAAGCCCGGAGAATTCGGCGATGGTGGACAATCCGGACGGCGCCGCCTTGCTGATACTGGACATGGATCACGCCGAGGCTGGGCGTTACCTTTACGCCATGGGGGAGATCCCGGCCATGGCCCGGCCGTTTACCATATGTTTCTTCAGTCCCTTATCCGTGGACGTGGCGCAAAAGGTAAAACCTGGCGACGCGCTGGTGATGCCAAAAGAACGGACTGCCGGCGGATCCCAGCTTTTCCCCATGCTGGCGGAAATGGCGATGGATCATCTGCGGAAGCATGCCTATGAAAAGAGGGTGCGGCTTCTTGAAACCGTGGCCCAGGCGGCCCGGCAGATAGCCTCCACCGGCGAAAGCCTGGAGACGAACCTGAACCATGTCCTTCAAATGGCTTTGGCGGCCGTGGGGGCCGAACGCGGCTCCATAATGCTCTTGGAGGGGAACACGCTGGTGGTGCGGGCCGCCACGAACCATTCCCTGATAGGTGTAACCCAGCCTTTAACGGCCCAGGCGGTAGCCTCTATCGCCGTACGGGAACACAGGCCCATATTGGTGGAAAACCTGGGAGCGCGGCGGGAAAGCCACCAGGGCGACCGGCAGGAATATAAAGGCTCTCATTTCCTTACCCTGCCCATAAATTTCCAGGGCGAGGCCATCGGCGTCATCAACGTCACCGACAAACCTGATCTGAGCAGTTTCTCGGATGACGACGAGTTCCTGCTATCCACCATCTCAGGGATAATAGTAACCGCCCTACTTACCTCCGAAGTGCAGAAAGACCGGAACAACCTTCAACAGTTGAATGCCAAACTTGTTGAATTGCAGGGTTTCAAGGAAACCATGACCAACATGCTGGTGCACGACTTAAAAGGGCCTGTGATGGAGATTACCGGGAATCTATCCATCCTGAAAGACAGGGCTTTTGACGAGTTTGGCCAGGAACTGATGGAAACAATAGACATCGCCGCCGGTGAATTGATGGGGATGATCATGGACATCCTGGACATCAGCAAGATGGAAGAAGGGCGGTTCCGCCTGCAACAGGAATCAAAAGACGTGGTGGCCTTGGCGAAAAACCGGACGGAAAAAGCCTCGGGTATGGCCGCCCGGGAGAATAAGAAAGTGGTTTTTGAAACCGCCGGGGAATCGCTTCTTGCCATGGTGGACGAGGCTGTACTGGGGCGGGTAATCTGGAACCTGATAGCTAACGCCAATAACCATACGGGCGAGGGGGGGCGGATAACAGTATCGGTCCGAAGTGAAGGAAAGGACAAAGTGGTTCTCTCCGTGGCGGATACCGGTGTAGGGATGGATAAGGATAACCTTGAGAGGGTTTTCGACAAGTTTTACCAAGGTGGCGACCGGCGTAAGAGGTTTTCATCCGGCTTGGGGCTTACCTTTTGCAAAATGGCGGTGGAGGCCCATGGCGGCGCTATTACCGTGGAGAGCCAGCTTGGAAAAGGCTCCACATTCACCATAATCCTCCCCACTACCCTCGCCGTCCTACCGGCTGGAACCCAGGGTTAA